From a single Bremerella alba genomic region:
- a CDS encoding DUF6793 family protein: MALFEVETNAHIVITWADDENEAKGQVYDNYPGDDVIRISKRPRMSWVISKAALGLTTGPLDPCIVARDCLSKAEGDKVHAIRLYMNETGNDLNQARKAIESNMVMGW, from the coding sequence ATGGCGCTTTTCGAGGTTGAAACAAACGCTCACATCGTCATCACCTGGGCGGATGACGAGAACGAGGCCAAAGGACAGGTCTACGACAACTACCCCGGCGACGACGTGATTCGCATTTCCAAACGGCCACGGATGTCGTGGGTGATCTCTAAAGCTGCACTCGGTTTAACGACCGGTCCGCTGGACCCTTGTATTGTGGCACGCGACTGCCTCTCGAAAGCAGAAGGGGATAAAGTCCATGCGATTCGCTTATACATGAACGAGACCGGCAACGATCTGAATCAGGCACGCAAAGCCATCGAGTCCAACATGGTTATGGGGTGGTAA